The Salinibaculum sp. SYNS191 genome has a window encoding:
- a CDS encoding 50S ribosomal protein L22, giving the protein MGISYSVDADPDTTAKAMLRERQMSHKHSKAIAREIKGMTAADAVEYLEAVIAGERSVPFRQHNSGVGHRKDIDGWDAGRFPEKASEGFLDLLENAIGNADHQGFEGEEMTIKHVAAHKVGENQGRKPRAMGRASPWNSPEVDVELILEEQEGDE; this is encoded by the coding sequence ATGGGAATCAGCTATTCAGTCGACGCGGACCCGGACACGACGGCCAAAGCGATGCTCCGGGAGCGTCAGATGAGCCACAAGCACAGCAAGGCCATCGCCCGCGAGATCAAGGGCATGACCGCGGCCGACGCGGTCGAGTACCTGGAAGCGGTCATCGCCGGCGAGCGGTCCGTTCCCTTCCGCCAGCACAACTCGGGCGTCGGTCACCGCAAGGACATCGACGGCTGGGACGCCGGCCGTTTCCCCGAGAAGGCCTCGGAGGGCTTTCTCGACCTGCTGGAGAACGCCATCGGCAACGCCGACCACCAGGGCTTCGAGGGCGAGGAGATGACGATCAAGCACGTCGCCGCCCACAAGGTCGGCGAGAACCAGGGCCGCAAGCCCCGCGCGATGGGGCGGGCCTCGCCGTGGAACTCCCCAGAAGTGGACGTCGAACTCATCCTCGAAGAACAGGAGGGCGATGAATAA